CATTGACAAATAAGAAAAACCCACACCCATTTAACACGACGGAGGGCAAGGAGAAGTGGAGAAACCAAAACACAACCTAGGAGAACAAACATTgcagccttaaaaaaaaaggtatttttaGTCTAATATAAAAGCTGAAGGTGTTGCTCTCTTAGCTTCTCTTGCGGTGCCAGCATATCTTAAATAACCACAGTGTTTGGCTTCCAAAGTCTATGAGTGGAAAACCTCCTGATTCCAATTAGTGCACCCGAGATGCTAATGTGCCCTCAATATTAGAAGGCAAAAACCGCAGCTTTTGAGACATTTGTCAAGAGTTAACTTCTTACATTTGTATTCGTACGCGTTTAAACTGCTCACTGATGATCACCTACATTGGAACCCAGTGGATGTACAGCAGTGGTAGGAACCTTCAGTCCTGGATCCCTGAAATACTTCAGAAAAGGCTTTTCTACATGTGTACTTACAAAAGGAGTGTAGAATGGTCATTTGCATAGGAACGTTTGACACACCGAGCTCCAGTGTAGGTGTCAGATCACCGTTGAGAAATACTACTTAGCTCTTAGCCTCAGTGCTCACGCGCGACCACGAACCATGTGGTCAAATCATTCCTTTGAGACTTTGGGAAGCATACAACGCCTTACATGGAATACAATGATACAACCCAAAACTCTAAGAAAACCATGTGTCCGAGATTGACGAAAGCCCTAGGGCAACTGTGGGACAATGTGGAGCGCATgcctaaattattttttttctctcgctCTGTTGCTTCTGACTTAACCAGCAGAATGTAACACTTGACTAAAGCAGTTTGGACAAATGTCTTTACCGTTGGCAAATATGCTGTTATTCAAATGTCTGGTATTGCATTGACTATTGTAGTTTGCCtctctaaaatacatttaaaagataAGGGAAATGCTAAAATTATATCTGATATCTGCTGGGTTTCATCTGTCTTTAAAAATGCACTCTCTGAAATGCAGAGGATGCTGAATCTTGCATCAGAAAATCAGCTTCCCATTCATCTTCCCATTTTCTCAGTTTGTGGTAATAGTTTAACAATAGTTTTACACATGGCTATAATTGACCTAATGAGAAATTTAGATGGATGACCCGGTCAGTCAAATTACATGAATTATGATTGCTTGTTAAGAAATGTTGCTTGAAAGTTGCAATGGAAAAACAATTTAATTCACACATTGATCAATTCCACACTTAACGAAGGAATGATTGCATGCATGGTTTACGCACAGATTTGTGGGAATGCACGCTTGGGGTTTTCATCCTCTCCTAATCAGCAACTAATTTAGACCAGGGAATCCAGATGAGTGCAATTAACTGGCAGgtctaaacaaaaaaacagagtgAAGTGTTTCTGCCCTTCAAAACTGATGCTAACTGATGCTAACTGGTGCTTAACTGACAGCCACCTATCTTTGGCATGTTTATCGTTTCATTATGCGCCTTCTGGAAGGCCCATCCTCTCtagaattatcttttaatacccaatcatgttgccaatccacctaattagttgtgtgatattccacctgGTGGAATTTTCGCATTACGTGTCCAGTTTcttggtgcctctgtcccaacttttttggaacgtgttgctggcatcaaattcaaagtgagcacgCATTTTCCCagcaacaataacatttctcagtttcaacatttgatatgttgtcttctattttctattgaatatagggtttaaatgatttgcgcatcattgcattctgtttttctttacaatatACACAGCGTCCCAGCACACCTTATTAGACTGCTAatcaccaagcccttgattaatGAGTTATTGTCTTTTCAGGGGCTATAGCAGGGCTCTGGCACAAATAAATGTCTAGGGGCCCCTGAGGAGTGTGTTGAATATCTTAATATTTGATTTGAGTCTTATTTCAGGTGAACGGTTGTGTCCTCGCCTCGACTTGGTGTGCATATTCTCTTCATATTTTGTCGTAAGAAacgtgcgtgtgcgtcgctctGCACGCCGTGCTAGAACGATACCCATTGGTGTGAAGGATCCGTTTCCAAAACGTTGTATTCTTCTGCAGGTGGCTGAACTGAAGCATGAGCTCAAACTGCGGAGCTTGCCTGTATCAGGCACCAAGAATGACCTCATCGAGCGGCTGAGAAACTACCAGGAGCAGCAGAATGCCAGTGGAGGAGGCGGCAGCACTGCAACCACTGCATCATCAGGGGGGGGCATGGGGTCAGGGGCCACAGCTTCCAAAGCCCAGCACCCCACACAACAGCAGCAACTCTCCAGACACCAGGCCCAGACAAAGTCCTCTGTGGTCCACCAATCAGGGGATGCAGGTGTGGTGACCATGGCAACATTCCCATTCGTGGCCAcagctcctcagcagatcatgCACTTTGGCAGCACCAGTTCCTCCCCGCCTGTGTCTCCTGCCCCCTCGGACCGATCGTTAGCTGGGATGAGTCCGGACGAGACGAGCTGCAATGGAGACGCATTCGGGGAGATGGTGGGTCTCTTTTCTTTACCCGTGTAACACAGAGTCCGTTTCCAAGAGCATTTGGACAGTGGACTTTTAGCTTTTCTTTATTTGTACTTTaacattttggatttgaaataacaCAATGACTATGAAGTTCATGTCACCTTACATTTTAGGGTATTTTCTTCCATTGTGGGTCGACCATTTAGAAATCACAACACTTTCTGAACATagacccccccaacacacacacatacacacacacacatctgctttAGAGATTTAAAGCaattattttattctttttaaattGTGAGCCTTTCTCTTTCCAAATAGGTAAGCTCCCCCCTCACCCAGCTCAGCCTCCACACCAGTCACCAGCAGCTTGCCACTATCAAAGAGGAGTCAAGTTGCTCAGCCGCCACAGCCTGTCAGTTCACTAAGGCTGCCCTGCAGAAACGACTCCTGGCGCCCACTGCCATGCAAGTAGCGCCTCCTTCTGTGGACAAGGACCAGATGCTTCAGGAGAAGGACAAGCAGATCGAGGAGCTGACGCGCATGCTGAGGCAGAAGCAGCAACTGGTGGAGACATTGCGCTCCCAGCTGGAGCAAGGCAAAAGAGGGGGCCAGGATGCCCCCCCAGAACCCCTGCTCAAGATAAAGGAGGAGCCCCCGGATGACATTCCCAGCAGTCCTGTTGCTTGCTCCCTGACTCCTCCCAGGTGTCACGCGGAGCTCTCCAAGGTGACCATCAAGCAGGAGGTCCGGGACATGGAAGATGCGTCGGAGGCTCCAGCAGGGTTTGAGCCAACCCCGGAAGGTCCTCAGTCGGAGCAGATCCAGATCCAGGCACAGCAGCGGTCGCAGCTGGAGCATCTGAAGCTGCAGCAGACACAGCAGATCAATGCGCtgcagctggcccaacaacagGCTCTACAGCAGCTGCTCCTACAGCAGAACCAGCAGAACCTGCAGAACCTGCAAAAGCAACGCTCACAGCAGAGGAAGAAGAAGTCCCACAAACAGCAGCtcaagcagcagcagcaacaacttCTGTcccaccagcagcagcagatACAGTCGAGGCAGCCACATCTTTTACAGACAAAACAGCCACAGCAGATATTGCAGTCACAACACCGACAGCACCAGCTGGAATCGCAACAGGTCAGTGCCAGTCAAAACAACCAAAGGGCCAGTTGTTGCTTTGTCTATTCCGGGAAACACATTGAGTGCTTTATGTGTTCAAATGTACCGTGTTTCCATTAGATTAAAGCCCAGCACAGCAAACACTTCCCCATTTCAGATTCcaacattaaataacatttaaagaacAAGGACACAGCAAGACATTAAAACCAAGCTCAAATCAagctcctgctcctcctacCTCAGACTTCCAGTGAGGACACCTTCCCATCTCCTACCTCTGAGTGGGAGACCTTCCCATCTCCTACCTCAGACTTCCAGTGAGGAGACCTTCCCATCTCCTACCTCTGAGTGGGAGACCTTCCCATCTCCTACCTCAGACTTCCAGTGAGGAGACCTTCCCATCTCCTACCTCTGAGTGGGAGACCTTCCCATCTCCTACCTCTGAGTGGGAGCCCTTCCCATCTCCTACCTCTGAGTGGGAGCCCTTCCCAGGCCGTAATCTGCCTAGCTCACAAacgaaataaaaaataaatcgaaacgtgttgctgacatcaaattcaaaacggcCATGTGTTTTtcccaaaaaaaattacatttctcagtttcaacatatgttgtctttgtactattttcaattaaatatatggataaattatttctgtttttatttgcgttTGAAGCAGCATCCCAAAATGGAAACACGGTTGTTGGCTGTCagaaaatctaataaaaaaatctaataataaatgtaaatctGATCTAGAATCCAGTAGTCTTGGAGAACCTGTCAGTTAATCAGTATGTTTCTAATAATCCACCACACAGGTAGCAAACAGGAAGCAACAAGAGCTCCCGAAAGTGGCAGCAAAACAACGTTTTGATCCCAGTGAAGCTAGCCAATCTGTGTGGGTCTCTCAATGCCTAATTCTTTCATTCTCTTGTCAGGTGTCTCAGGTATTCCTCAATCAGCAGTTGAGCTCCACCGCTTTCCCCTTGGACCTCTTTAAAACGCACTCCACATCTACCCTGGTGACAGACCGTAATGGCAACCACTTCCTCATTGCACTGACCAATCACAACGGTGAGAGCCAAGGAGGTGATCATCCTCCAGGTATCCAGCAGGGTAAAGCCCACCACATCACACTGCAGGTAAACATTTCAGTACTTTTGATACTCAGGCCTACTGTTTTGTATAGGGAAATGCTACTTGTATTATTTCTGCTTTTCACACAATTTGTTTCCTTTGTCTAACCAGAGACTGCAGTCGCCTTCATCTAAGCTGCCCAGCCAATCCCCTGTTAAGTTGCCCTGCAGTGGGACCAGATCAAAACCGACTGCGCAACCAGACCCTGTGAAACAGCAAACCAGAAAGGTTAGAGAGAGATGTTTGAAGTCATTTAATTGACTCAATATATAGGATATCCACTGAACAGTCGTCAGTGAATCTTCAGATATGGTGATGACTGTCTTGTTCTTAATATGCCATTTAGTGAGAGAAATTCAGAGTTTCCTCTGTGACTCCCATAACCGTCTGTTATGAATTAATGATGTATACCCTGTAAGACACTGACAGCATCCTTGATAAGAGAGCCGTTGACTAATGTAATAGTGATTATAATTCTGCTAATCACTGTAATGATATTCCTCATCTTTGTGATTTATGTTTTAAACAGACAATGAAGCATTCAGCTAATTTGCATATTAGTTAATTACGATGTATCTCCCATTTTATTTAGGGGCAGAAGGCAGAGGTAAAagtgtcaaccaatcacatcccAGAGGccactctctccttttctgCCCCACCCAATATGCAGCCTTTCTTCCTTAATGATGACTCCTCCCCTTCTGGAGAAGACGCTTCGCCCTCTCCTCCAGCTAAAACGGTAATTGGGAACTAGATAAAATGTGGTTGCAGTTCGCTGAAGGGCCAAATtaataattaagcaataaggcacaagaggCAGTGCTGTCTCGTGCATACGGTCACAGGTAAATGGCGTTGGTACGGAGTGCCAAGCAAACCGCTTTATAAGATTTTAAATGTGAATTAGAATGTTATTTTACCAA
This is a stretch of genomic DNA from Esox lucius isolate fEsoLuc1 chromosome 11, fEsoLuc1.pri, whole genome shotgun sequence. It encodes these proteins:
- the mrtfaa gene encoding myocardin-related transcription factor A isoform X5, with the translated sequence MDVQAGEKSSPSGLAPGSTGSAHSPQSEAVTTELQELSLRPGPNLLPLRDRKNVLQLKLQQRRTREELVSQGIMPQTDFPKMAGENSSFDEDSSDALSPDLPIGQDSPVGPGPLPPSPNAQACSSSPSPTQFLTQVPPPPPPLPPVCGPFPPLMLTNGTTAPTALRPAPPLIKSQPKPTTERPPQRSKKPKDNKPKVKKLKYHQYIPPDQKAEREPPPQLDSSYAKILHQQQLFLQLQIINQQQQHYNYHTILPAPPKPPTDQPLPSSSGASPSPTTPGPSTSLSGQSAPSRQNVTPLGLAKPGYLPPNLDDLKVAELKHELKLRSLPVSGTKNDLIERLRNYQEQQNASGGGGSTATTASSGGGMGSGATASKAQHPTQQQQLSRHQAQTKSSVVHQSGDAGVVTMATFPFVATAPQQIMHFGSTSSSPPVSPAPSDRSLAGMSPDETSCNGDAFGEMVSSPLTQLSLHTSHQQLATIKEESSCSAATACQFTKAALQKRLLAPTAMQVAPPSVDKDQMLQEKDKQIEELTRMLRQKQQLVETLRSQLEQGKRGGQDAPPEPLLKIKEEPPDDIPSSPVACSLTPPRCHAELSKVTIKQEVRDMEDASEAPAGFEPTPEGPQSEQIQIQAQQRSQLEHLKLQQTQQINALQLAQQQALQQLLLQQNQQNLQNLQKQRSQQRKKKSHKQQLKQQQQQLLSHQQQQIQSRQPHLLQTKQPQQILQSQHRQHQLESQQVSQVFLNQQLSSTAFPLDLFKTHSTSTLVTDRNGNHFLIALTNHNGESQGGDHPPGIQQGKAHHITLQRLQSPSSKLPSQSPVKLPCSGTRSKPTAQPDPVKQQTRKGQKAEVKVSTNHIPEATLSFSAPPNMQPFFLNDDSSPSGEDASPSPPAKTEDLSPSLDHEPLFSPPSPKQTPSPNPTDDKDNGSTQHMDDLFDILIQTGEISATFKPAPDPSLARLRPNTPSPSPSQAPSPLRLHLQLSPPTPPDAPQLGPVGEAEELQSSATVHQGISNTGSGRLEDFLESTTGKPLLGVEPGGPLTLIDDLHNQMLSTPSILDHPPSPMDTYELSGYTANPPSLDFGDHALDSMDWLDFTVGGGSTEAPPALAPLGPHTPPSVFSAEFLDSSDLHLHWDSCL